From one Parambassis ranga chromosome 5, fParRan2.1, whole genome shotgun sequence genomic stretch:
- the fam219aa gene encoding protein FAM219A isoform X3 gives MMEEIDRFQVPPVNGETQPLDPAASSTSEVEPDTKGESVAMNYKPSPLQVQIEKQRDLARKGSVKNGTVGSPVNQQPKKNARTRLVVPNKGYSSLDQSPDEKPLVALDTDSDDDFDMSRYSSSGYSSAEVRCLRDQMCSSSSLGVEYGLFVLSSCLIIINNTTILLLSVESCHCELQCF, from the exons ATGATGGAAGAAATCGACAGGTTCCAAGTGCCTCCAGTCAACGGAGAGACACAGCCTTTG GACCCAGCAGCATCCTCCACCTCAGAGGTGGAACCTGACACTAAAGGAGAGAGTGTGGCCATGAACTACAAACCTTCTCCATTACAAGTCCAAATAG AGAAACAGAGGGATCTTGCCAGGAAGGGATCGGTGAAGAATGGCACTGTGGGAAGTCCTGTCAATCAACAGCCCAAGAAGAATGCCAGGACAAG GTTGGTGGTGCCAAACAAAGGTTATTCCTCCCTAGACCAGAGCCCAGATGAAAAGCCTCTGGTAGCACTGGACACTGACAG TGACGATGACTTCGACATGTCCAGATACTCCTCATCAGGATACTCCTCAGCCGAGGTGAGATGTCTGAGGGACCAG ATGtgttcctcttcatctcttGGAGTAGAATatggtttgtttgttctttccTCTTGTCTCATTATCATCAATAACACCACTATATTGCTGCTTTCTGTAGAATCATGTCACTGTGAActacagtgtttttaa
- the fam219aa gene encoding protein FAM219A isoform X2 has product MMEEIDRFQVPPVNGETQPLDPAASSTSEVEPDTKGESVAMNYKPSPLQVQIEKQRDLARKGSVKNGTVGSPVNQQPKKNARTRLVVPNKGYSSLDQSPDEKPLVALDTDSDDDFDMSRYSSSGYSSAEQINQDLNIQLLKDGYRLDEIPDDEDLDLIPPKAVNPTCMCCQAAPSTACQIQ; this is encoded by the exons ATGATGGAAGAAATCGACAGGTTCCAAGTGCCTCCAGTCAACGGAGAGACACAGCCTTTG GACCCAGCAGCATCCTCCACCTCAGAGGTGGAACCTGACACTAAAGGAGAGAGTGTGGCCATGAACTACAAACCTTCTCCATTACAAGTCCAAATAG AGAAACAGAGGGATCTTGCCAGGAAGGGATCGGTGAAGAATGGCACTGTGGGAAGTCCTGTCAATCAACAGCCCAAGAAGAATGCCAGGACAAG GTTGGTGGTGCCAAACAAAGGTTATTCCTCCCTAGACCAGAGCCCAGATGAAAAGCCTCTGGTAGCACTGGACACTGACAG TGACGATGACTTCGACATGTCCAGATACTCCTCATCAGGATACTCCTCAGCCGAG CAGATCAACCAGGATCTGAACATCCAGCTTCTGAAGGACGGGTACCGGCTGGATGAGATTCCAGATGATGAGGACCTGGATCTCATTCCTCCTAAAGCAGTCAACCCTACATGCATGTGCTGCCAGGCAGCTCCCTCCACAGCCTGTCAAATCCAGTAG
- the fam219aa gene encoding protein FAM219A isoform X4, translated as MMEEIDRFQVPPVNGETQPLDPAASSTSEVEPDTKGESVAMNYKPSPLQVQIEKQRDLARKGSVKNGTVGSPVNQQPKKNARTRLVVPNKGYSSLDQSPDEKPLVALDTDSDDDFDMSRYSSSGYSSAEVRCLRDQMCSSSSLGVEYADQPGSEHPASEGRVPAG; from the exons ATGATGGAAGAAATCGACAGGTTCCAAGTGCCTCCAGTCAACGGAGAGACACAGCCTTTG GACCCAGCAGCATCCTCCACCTCAGAGGTGGAACCTGACACTAAAGGAGAGAGTGTGGCCATGAACTACAAACCTTCTCCATTACAAGTCCAAATAG AGAAACAGAGGGATCTTGCCAGGAAGGGATCGGTGAAGAATGGCACTGTGGGAAGTCCTGTCAATCAACAGCCCAAGAAGAATGCCAGGACAAG GTTGGTGGTGCCAAACAAAGGTTATTCCTCCCTAGACCAGAGCCCAGATGAAAAGCCTCTGGTAGCACTGGACACTGACAG TGACGATGACTTCGACATGTCCAGATACTCCTCATCAGGATACTCCTCAGCCGAGGTGAGATGTCTGAGGGACCAG ATGtgttcctcttcatctcttGGAGTAGAATatg CAGATCAACCAGGATCTGAACATCCAGCTTCTGAAGGACGGGTACCGGCTGGATGA
- the fam219aa gene encoding protein FAM219A isoform X1 codes for MMEEIDRFQVPPVNGETQPLDPAASSTSEVEPDTKGESVAMNYKPSPLQVQIEKQRDLARKGSVKNGTVGSPVNQQPKKNARTRLVVPNKGYSSLDQSPDEKPLVALDTDSDDDFDMSRYSSSGYSSAEVRCLRDQQINQDLNIQLLKDGYRLDEIPDDEDLDLIPPKAVNPTCMCCQAAPSTACQIQ; via the exons ATGATGGAAGAAATCGACAGGTTCCAAGTGCCTCCAGTCAACGGAGAGACACAGCCTTTG GACCCAGCAGCATCCTCCACCTCAGAGGTGGAACCTGACACTAAAGGAGAGAGTGTGGCCATGAACTACAAACCTTCTCCATTACAAGTCCAAATAG AGAAACAGAGGGATCTTGCCAGGAAGGGATCGGTGAAGAATGGCACTGTGGGAAGTCCTGTCAATCAACAGCCCAAGAAGAATGCCAGGACAAG GTTGGTGGTGCCAAACAAAGGTTATTCCTCCCTAGACCAGAGCCCAGATGAAAAGCCTCTGGTAGCACTGGACACTGACAG TGACGATGACTTCGACATGTCCAGATACTCCTCATCAGGATACTCCTCAGCCGAGGTGAGATGTCTGAGGGACCAG CAGATCAACCAGGATCTGAACATCCAGCTTCTGAAGGACGGGTACCGGCTGGATGAGATTCCAGATGATGAGGACCTGGATCTCATTCCTCCTAAAGCAGTCAACCCTACATGCATGTGCTGCCAGGCAGCTCCCTCCACAGCCTGTCAAATCCAGTAG
- the LOC114436451 gene encoding nicalin-1, producing MQSIVAAVVLLLCFQNLHGSALPAVSSYEFTAYRMQQYNVAQQKHGCRGAIVVAEARSAEEPSLTRRCVIMKVPDFTTEKYLQAQKQNAAAVLILLPKNISGISHDTIQSFMVTESETLQKETLMPVYVVPEDEQLLYMYEEVKQAAATRTSSIFVRVLRSMVTATAFQILVSNNSPIKAITDNAIITLEGALPGAGEDAPTIVITAHYDTYGLAPWLSFGADSNGSGVTILMELARLFNKLYSNPSTRPQYNLMFSLTGGGKYNFLGTKRWIEENLDHAESSLLHDNVAFVLCLDTLGSGDELYMHVSRPPKPDTPMHSFIQQLEEVVSSRFPWVKVGLVHKKINLVESTVAWEHERYSLRRILGFTLSHLEDPKAELRGSILDTMSQVDFRKLKRNGIIIAEALARYMYNLSDKGSPKEVQVFRGQLDFQDSRISSLMSFLTSVPRATQLLDKEPSHIMLVSSLEQEFRHHLQQVHRHTFRQDKRDPDITFFDQMNQPVVMHRVKPAAFDLFLGGCIAGYLGIVYYAIQNFGFLYRKLKATVKSKHQ from the exons ATGCAGAGCATTGTTGCTGCTGtcgtgctgctgctctgttttcagAATCTGCATGGCTCGGCGCTCCCTGCCGTGTCCTCCTATGAATTTACTGCCTATAGGATGCAACAGTACAACGTTGCACAGCAGAAGCATG GTTGTCGTGGAGCCATTGTTGTGGCGGAGGCTCGCTCAGCAGAAGAGCCATCACTCACCCGCCGCTGCGTCATCATGAAGGTGCCAGACTTTACTACAGAAAAATACCTGCAGGCTCAGAAACAGAACGCTGCTGCTGTACTGATCCTGCTGCCCAAAAATATATCTGGGATCTCTCATGACACAATACAG TCCTTTATGGTGACTGAGAGTGAGACCCTGCAGAAGGAGACCCTCATGCCAGTATATGTCGTGCCTGAAGATGAACAGCTGCTTTACATGTATGAGGAGGTCAAGCAGGCTGCAGCCACACGCACGTCTTCCATATTTGTCAGAG TCCTGCGAAGTATGGTCACAGCTACAGCCTTTCAGATCTTAGTGAGCAACAACTCCCCGATTAAGGCCATCACTGACAATGCCATAATCACATTAGAA GGAGCTCTTCCTGGAGCAGGCGAGGATGCACCTACTATCGTCATCACTGCTCACTATGACACCTATGGGCTGGCTCCG TGGCTGTCGTTTGGAGCGGACTCTAATGGCAGTGGAGTTACCATCCTGATGGAGCTGGCACGTCTCTTCAATAAACTTTACAGCAACCCCAGTACTAGACCACA GTACAATTTAATGTTCTCCTTGACTGGAGGGGGGAAATACAACTTCCTTGGCACAAAGAGATGGATTGAAGAGAATCTTGACCACGCTG AGTCCAGCCTGCTGCATGATAATGTGGCATTTGTTCTGTGTTTGGATACACTGGGCAGCGGTGATGAACTATACATGCACGTGTCCCGTCCTCCTAAGCCTGACACTCCCATGCACTCCTTCATTcaacagctggaggag GTGGTTTCCTCCAGATTTCCATGGGTGAAGGTGGGATTGGTTCATAAAAAGATCAATCTTGTGGAGTCTACAGTCGCCTGGGAGCATGAGCGCTACAGCCTGCGTAGGATCCTGGGCTTTACTCTGTCTCACCTAGAAGATCCCAAAGCTGAGCTCCGTGGCTCTATATTAGACACAAT GTCACAAGTGGATTTCAGGAAACTGAAGCGTAATGGCATCATCATAGCAGAGGCACTGGCTCGGTACATGTACAATCTCTCTGATAAG GGTTCTCCAAAAGAAGTGCAGGTTTTCAGAGGCCAATTG GACTTCCAGGACAGCCGTATCTCCAGCTTGATGTCCTTCTTGACGTCAGTCCCTCGGGCCACTCAGCTCCTGGATAAGGAACCTAGTCACATCATGCTGGTTAGCTCACTGGAACAGGAATTCCGACATCACCTGCAGCAAGTCCACAGACACACCTTCAGACAAGACAAGAG GGACCCTGATATTACATTTTTTGACCAGATGAACCAACCAGTAGTAATGCACAG agTGAAGCCTGCAGCGTTTGATCTTTTCCTGGGTGGCTGCATTGCTGGCTATTTGGGGATTGTTTACTATGCAATCCAG aATTTTGGGTTTCTCTACAGAAAACTGAAAGCAACAGTGAAGTCCAAGCACCAGTAA